A genomic stretch from Planctomycetaceae bacterium includes:
- a CDS encoding Rid family hydrolase, translating into MEIRAEKTTPIEIELVAGRPGKSERPDRRTPLGSVADEVTRLLQVARINRGRTVYTGGIQGERLQAASVSDPAELAEYEVNSIFQQLKKIMESADSNMNHLVKATYFVSTESASQKLNELRPRIYDPLHPPAASKAMVLGMPVQQSGLSIDMIAAPASN; encoded by the coding sequence ATGGAAATCAGGGCAGAGAAGACAACGCCCATTGAGATCGAGCTGGTGGCGGGGCGGCCCGGCAAATCCGAACGCCCCGATCGTCGAACACCTCTGGGTTCCGTGGCTGACGAAGTCACCCGTTTATTGCAAGTGGCGAGGATCAATCGCGGTCGCACCGTTTACACCGGAGGTATTCAGGGTGAACGATTGCAGGCCGCTTCAGTCTCTGATCCTGCTGAACTTGCTGAATACGAAGTAAATTCCATCTTCCAGCAGCTGAAAAAGATCATGGAGTCAGCCGACAGCAACATGAACCATCTGGTGAAGGCGACTTACTTCGTTTCGACGGAATCCGCCAGCCAGAAGCTCAATGAACTGAGGCCCCGGATTTATGATCCCCTTCATCCTCCGGCCGCCTCAAAAGCCATGGTGTTGGGAATGCCAGTTCAACAAAGTGGACTTTCGATCGATATGATTGCGGCCCCGGCTTCGAATTGA
- a CDS encoding serine hydrolase: MLSPFALLLPSTRLMLALTLVAAQVWLTSAVAAEAPVRTEVFPAGMDGVALYRIPGIAVSQNGTLLAYCEARRNSSSDWGEIEVHLRRSLDSGRTWLPPQRIAHRGERIEGNPRKKSGGEKEQTVNNPVAIVDAQTGHIEFLYCVNYARCFHIRSTDDGETFSEPIEITDTFEAFRKHYDWKVIATGPGHGVQLKHGDKAGRLVVPIWLAYGNTGDHKPSASATIYSDDHGRTWHAGEIAVPDEGEFSDPNETMVTELDDGRVMLVTRSVSKPNRKLITYSKDGATGWSKPVFHPQLMEPVCMASVIAHPSQPGMVLFSNPHTVGLDANGKEVAAGRGKRKNLSIKLSTDYGQTWSVSRTLEAGPSAYSDLAVLPDGDVICLYEGDKTITSARFSLNWVRYGEGLARATPESQGVSSSGIREFVMSADARVNTMHSFMLLRNGKVLAECWWQPEAADKPHVLWSLSKSFTSTAVGLAVHEGKLSIDDHVSQFFPDEMPDKPSANLAAMRVRDLLTMSTGHQDEVFLRDKTEWVKAFLAHPVPHLPGTHFRYNTPATYMQSAIVQKMTGQTVVDYLKPRLFDPLGIEAPRWDASPEGISLGGYGLFLRTEDIAKFGQLYLQKGEWNGQQLIPSDWIEQATSKQVSNGSNPESDWNQGYGFQFWRCRHGAFRGDGKDGQFCIVLPEWNAVVVMTANTRDLQGQLNLVWEKLLPAFHTESLSENPEELRQLRDTLGQLKARVE; the protein is encoded by the coding sequence ATGTTGTCACCCTTCGCTCTGTTACTGCCCTCTACTCGCCTGATGTTAGCGCTTACTTTGGTGGCTGCGCAGGTTTGGTTGACCTCGGCGGTCGCCGCGGAAGCCCCAGTGCGAACCGAGGTCTTCCCTGCTGGCATGGACGGGGTCGCGCTGTATCGAATACCGGGCATTGCGGTCAGTCAGAATGGAACCCTGCTCGCTTACTGTGAAGCGCGTCGTAATAGTTCGTCCGACTGGGGAGAAATCGAAGTTCATCTGCGGCGTTCGCTGGATTCGGGTAGGACATGGCTGCCCCCCCAGCGAATTGCGCATCGTGGAGAACGGATTGAAGGGAATCCTCGAAAGAAATCGGGAGGAGAGAAGGAACAGACCGTTAATAACCCTGTTGCAATTGTGGATGCGCAGACCGGCCACATTGAGTTTCTCTACTGCGTCAACTATGCCCGGTGTTTTCACATCCGAAGTACGGATGATGGAGAAACGTTCAGCGAACCCATTGAGATCACAGACACTTTCGAAGCGTTCCGAAAGCACTACGACTGGAAAGTGATCGCCACGGGGCCTGGGCATGGTGTGCAGTTGAAGCACGGTGATAAGGCGGGGCGTCTTGTTGTTCCGATTTGGCTCGCCTACGGAAATACAGGAGATCATAAGCCTTCTGCGTCTGCCACCATCTACAGCGATGATCACGGCAGGACCTGGCATGCAGGCGAGATCGCTGTTCCAGATGAAGGAGAGTTCTCAGACCCAAATGAAACGATGGTGACTGAGCTTGATGATGGTCGGGTAATGCTCGTGACTCGAAGTGTGTCAAAGCCAAATCGCAAACTCATTACATACAGCAAAGATGGTGCTACGGGCTGGAGTAAGCCGGTGTTTCATCCTCAGTTGATGGAGCCAGTTTGTATGGCGAGCGTGATTGCACATCCAAGCCAGCCGGGAATGGTCTTGTTTTCAAATCCGCACACGGTTGGGCTGGACGCGAATGGCAAAGAGGTGGCCGCTGGCCGTGGAAAGCGTAAGAACCTGTCCATCAAATTGAGCACAGACTACGGTCAGACGTGGTCCGTCAGCAGGACGCTGGAAGCCGGTCCGAGTGCCTATTCGGACCTGGCGGTGTTGCCTGATGGTGATGTCATCTGTTTGTACGAAGGTGATAAGACAATCACATCCGCCCGGTTCTCTCTGAACTGGGTCAGGTACGGAGAGGGATTGGCACGGGCAACGCCTGAGTCGCAGGGTGTTTCGTCATCGGGGATTCGTGAATTCGTGATGTCCGCTGATGCCCGCGTCAATACCATGCACAGCTTTATGCTGCTTCGAAATGGAAAAGTGCTGGCAGAATGCTGGTGGCAACCGGAAGCCGCAGACAAGCCGCACGTACTCTGGTCGCTCAGCAAGAGTTTTACCTCGACGGCGGTCGGTTTGGCGGTGCACGAAGGCAAACTCAGTATTGATGATCACGTTTCACAGTTTTTTCCTGATGAAATGCCGGACAAGCCATCTGCCAACTTAGCGGCCATGCGAGTACGAGACCTTCTGACGATGTCCACCGGACACCAGGACGAGGTTTTTCTGCGGGATAAGACGGAGTGGGTCAAAGCATTTCTCGCGCATCCGGTTCCGCACCTGCCCGGAACACACTTCAGGTACAACACCCCCGCTACGTACATGCAGTCTGCCATTGTGCAAAAGATGACCGGCCAAACCGTGGTCGACTATCTCAAGCCGCGATTGTTTGATCCGCTGGGAATTGAAGCTCCACGCTGGGATGCCAGCCCGGAAGGCATTTCTCTGGGCGGATATGGATTGTTTCTTCGCACAGAAGACATTGCCAAATTCGGCCAGCTCTATCTTCAGAAAGGCGAATGGAATGGACAGCAACTGATTCCGTCTGACTGGATAGAGCAGGCGACGTCGAAACAGGTTTCCAACGGAAGCAACCCCGAAAGTGACTGGAATCAGGGATATGGATTTCAGTTCTGGCGCTGTCGCCATGGTGCGTTCCGCGGTGATGGCAAAGACGGTCAATTCTGCATCGTCCTGCCCGAATGGAATGCTGTTGTGGTGATGACTGCAAACACGCGTGACCTGCAGGGGCAGCTGAATCTGGTCTGGGAGAAACTGCTGCCTGCGTTCCATACCGAATCGTTGTCAGAAAACCCGGAAGAATTGCGTCAGTTACGGGATACTCTCGGGCAATTGAAAGCAAGGGTCGAGTGA
- a CDS encoding ATP-binding cassette domain-containing protein — translation MQIQEAERSGAGGASGSVSQGFGEHKVIDDFSTTVFRGDRVGIIGPNGAGKSTLLRDSARPTFRRRPEKLSWGPIFPWPISIRCRDQQLTKSLQKNVGDGTDFLLINGNKRHVVGVSAGFFCSLRNELKHWRFLSGERNRLLLAKMMSKPANVLVLDEPTNDLDAETTGIARRNVA, via the coding sequence ATGCAGATTCAGGAGGCCGAACGATCCGGAGCTGGTGGCGCGTCTGGAAGCGTGTCGCAGGGTTTCGGCGAGCATAAAGTCATTGATGATTTCAGCACAACAGTATTCCGTGGGGACCGTGTGGGTATTATCGGTCCGAATGGTGCCGGCAAGTCGACGCTGCTGCGAGATTCTGCTCGGCCAACTTTTCGCCGACGTCCGGAAAAGTTAAGCTGGGGACCAATCTTTCCGTGGCCTATTTCGATCCGCTGCAGAGATCAGCAATTGACGAAAAGTCTGCAGAAGAACGTTGGCGACGGGACTGACTTTCTGCTGATCAATGGCAACAAGCGGCACGTGGTGGGAGTATCTGCAGGATTTTTCTGTTCTCTCCGGAACGAGCTCAAACACTGGCGGTTCCTGTCGGGGGAACGCAATCGTTTATTGCTTGCGAAAATGATGTCAAAGCCAGCCAACGTTCTGGTGCTGGACGAACCAACGAACGATCTGGATGCAGAGACCACCGGAATTGCTCGAAGAAATGTTGCCTGA
- a CDS encoding sulfatase, with translation MKRLLFGFGVVAIWLAGISCNSTFADKPNVVIIFIDDQGYGDLSCFGSTTIRTPHIDRLAREGRKFTSFMVASPVCTPSRAALLTACYPKRVGMHQHVLFPTSNKGLNPSEHTIADHLKQQGYATACFGKWHLGHHPEVLPTSNGFDQYFGIPYSNDMNHPDNKGKPKGGPDGMDLLWNDPDSSLTKWNTPLYENEEIIELPVDQRTVTRRYTQKAIEFISEHRDEPFFVYLPHSMPHIPLYVPDDVRDADPRNAYINTVEHIDAEVGRLLDHLDEHKLSDNTFVIYTTDNGPWLQFKHHGGSAGPLRDGKGTTFEGGQRVPCLIRGPGIPAGTVCHELTGTIDVLPTIAAITNTPLPSDREIDGLDVSALWMGTAAKSPRSEFIYYTSQGVLEGLRQDNWKLLVKAPPASRNQKGKSGVIGESQLLLFDLDQDLGEKQNLAAMRPEIVTKLQVRMQELDDEITRNARAPWTKAPGDIQAR, from the coding sequence GTGAAAAGACTACTGTTCGGTTTCGGCGTCGTCGCAATATGGCTGGCTGGAATATCATGCAATTCCACATTCGCAGATAAGCCGAATGTCGTCATCATCTTCATCGATGATCAAGGCTACGGTGATTTGAGTTGCTTCGGATCAACAACAATCCGCACACCGCACATTGATCGACTTGCCCGCGAAGGGCGTAAATTCACGAGCTTCATGGTCGCCTCGCCTGTGTGCACGCCATCTCGTGCAGCGTTACTCACGGCCTGCTACCCAAAACGTGTAGGAATGCATCAACACGTCCTGTTTCCAACATCGAACAAAGGGCTGAATCCTTCAGAACACACGATCGCGGATCACTTGAAGCAACAGGGATACGCAACGGCATGTTTTGGAAAGTGGCATCTTGGACATCATCCAGAGGTACTACCCACGTCGAATGGCTTCGACCAGTATTTTGGCATTCCTTATTCCAATGACATGAATCATCCGGATAACAAAGGCAAACCCAAAGGCGGGCCTGATGGTATGGATTTGCTTTGGAACGATCCTGATTCTTCGCTGACCAAGTGGAACACCCCCCTGTATGAGAATGAGGAGATTATCGAGCTCCCCGTGGATCAAAGAACGGTGACGAGGCGGTACACGCAGAAGGCCATCGAATTCATCTCAGAGCACAGGGACGAGCCATTCTTTGTCTATCTCCCACATTCGATGCCGCACATCCCGCTTTATGTTCCGGATGATGTCCGTGATGCCGATCCACGAAATGCCTACATCAATACAGTGGAACACATCGACGCGGAAGTTGGTCGCCTGCTGGACCACCTTGACGAACACAAACTATCCGACAATACCTTTGTGATCTACACGACGGACAATGGTCCATGGCTGCAATTCAAGCATCATGGCGGTTCTGCTGGTCCATTGAGAGACGGCAAAGGAACGACGTTCGAAGGTGGTCAGCGAGTACCCTGCCTGATCCGGGGGCCGGGTATTCCCGCTGGAACGGTTTGCCATGAGTTGACTGGTACCATCGACGTCCTGCCAACAATTGCAGCCATTACGAACACTCCACTGCCCTCGGACAGGGAAATTGACGGACTGGATGTCTCTGCGCTTTGGATGGGAACGGCTGCGAAGTCGCCGCGATCCGAATTCATCTACTATACGTCGCAAGGCGTGCTGGAAGGTCTGCGTCAGGATAACTGGAAGTTGCTCGTAAAAGCTCCACCCGCTTCACGCAATCAGAAAGGGAAGTCGGGAGTAATCGGAGAAAGCCAACTGCTGCTGTTTGATCTCGATCAGGATCTGGGCGAAAAGCAGAACCTTGCGGCAATGCGTCCGGAAATCGTTACGAAATTGCAGGTCCGAATGCAGGAACTGGATGACGAGATCACACGAAATGCCAGGGCTCCATGGACAAAGGCTCCCGGTGACATTCAGGCTCGTTGA
- a CDS encoding DUF4132 domain-containing protein — protein sequence MAKAKKKVDAARAEASVSEDGAFWIEADKGYSIALIEGKLQSRNPKGAALASVPKWLKDSEQAQQLISLGEWLDEHEKQSRDTIEAWMLRSLPVPRSVLVAIWQDPSWKSILTNAVVCSVTGEKLNQQESGFLREVDAKKGAGVIDLDGETQWLKSDSIAIPHPILLDELDDFRALTIELSFQQSLDQLFRQTWKPTKEQLKGNAVEDFRNGKFEALTHALSLCRRLGYRVSGGSACSPVWENGRLTEGRFWVGAEYPEAETYTWDLIFTDDRERTLPVKEVGPVAFSEGMRMAAAIYAKRVVEKEPEVV from the coding sequence ATGGCAAAGGCAAAAAAGAAAGTAGATGCCGCACGCGCGGAAGCGTCTGTGTCAGAGGACGGTGCATTCTGGATCGAAGCCGACAAAGGCTACTCCATTGCCCTGATCGAAGGGAAGCTGCAGAGCCGCAACCCCAAAGGCGCCGCGCTGGCGTCAGTCCCCAAGTGGCTGAAGGACAGCGAACAGGCACAGCAACTCATTTCGCTGGGGGAATGGCTGGATGAACACGAAAAACAATCGAGAGATACCATCGAAGCGTGGATGCTGCGTTCTTTGCCTGTTCCGCGATCCGTGCTGGTTGCCATCTGGCAGGATCCATCCTGGAAAAGCATCCTGACGAACGCTGTAGTTTGCAGCGTCACCGGGGAAAAACTCAATCAGCAGGAAAGCGGATTTCTGCGAGAAGTCGATGCTAAAAAAGGGGCAGGGGTGATCGATCTGGATGGAGAGACGCAATGGCTGAAATCGGATTCCATTGCAATTCCACACCCCATTCTGCTGGATGAGCTCGACGACTTTCGGGCTTTGACGATTGAACTCAGTTTTCAGCAGAGTCTCGATCAGCTGTTCCGGCAAACCTGGAAGCCGACAAAGGAACAATTGAAGGGGAATGCCGTCGAAGACTTCCGAAACGGAAAGTTTGAAGCTCTGACACACGCATTGAGTCTCTGCCGGAGACTTGGTTATCGCGTCAGCGGTGGATCGGCCTGTAGTCCGGTCTGGGAGAACGGCAGGCTGACTGAAGGTCGCTTTTGGGTTGGGGCTGAGTATCCGGAGGCCGAAACTTACACGTGGGACCTGATCTTCACCGACGATCGAGAACGCACGCTGCCCGTCAAAGAGGTGGGGCCCGTCGCGTTTTCTGAAGGTATGCGAATGGCTGCTGCAATTTACGCCAAACGCGTCGTTGAAAAAGAACCTGAAGTCGTCTGA
- a CDS encoding DUF1549 domain-containing protein — MTAHASPVAYDPHRAGQICGKRTLSADLCDDPDIAMPLRNSAKQPNDCAKELIRRWIDQGGEWETHWAYAAVVKHVPPEIAGQNNPIDQFIRSPLAENGIGWASEARRVTLIRRIYFDLIGLPPSWQQVQSFVNDGSPNAWEKVVDELLQSHFGSLAVTGWTWFASPTATATTRMNLENSPPTATM; from the coding sequence ATGACGGCACACGCTTCTCCGGTGGCGTACGATCCACACCGTGCCGGGCAAATCTGCGGAAAGCGAACTTTATCAGCGGATCTCTGCGATGACCCTGACATCGCGATGCCGCTGCGGAATTCGGCCAAACAACCCAACGACTGTGCAAAAGAGCTGATTCGACGCTGGATTGATCAGGGAGGAGAATGGGAGACGCATTGGGCCTACGCTGCCGTCGTGAAACATGTGCCTCCCGAAATCGCCGGGCAGAACAATCCCATCGATCAGTTCATTCGCTCGCCGCTTGCGGAGAACGGAATTGGCTGGGCGTCAGAAGCTCGACGTGTCACGTTGATTCGACGGATCTATTTTGATCTGATTGGTCTTCCACCTTCGTGGCAACAGGTTCAGTCTTTCGTGAATGATGGATCCCCGAACGCCTGGGAGAAGGTCGTGGACGAACTGTTGCAGTCTCACTTCGGTAGTCTTGCTGTTACTGGCTGGACGTGGTTCGCTTCGCCGACAGCAACGGCTACCACTCGGATGAACCTCGAAAATAGCCCCCCTACCGCGACTATGTGA